In Candidatus Dormiibacterota bacterium, the genomic stretch TGGTCCGCCGGCTGAGGATCTGGATGACCCGCTCGATCTCCATCTCGCGCCCGATGACCGGGTCGAGGGAGTTCTTCTGCGCGAGCTCGGTGAGGTCGCGGCAGAACTGGTCGAGCAGGGGGGTCTTGGAGGGCTTCTTCTGGGCCTCCTTGGACTCCTCCTCCAGGCCGGACTCGTGGAGCAGCCGCTCGATCTCGCCGCGCACCTTCTCGAGGGTCGCGCCGAGGTCCTCGAGGACGTGGGCGGCGATGCCCTCTCCCTCGATCAGCAGGCCGAGCAGCAGGTGCTCGGTGCCCACGTAGTTGTTCCCCATGCGACGCGCTTCCTCGAAGGAGATCTCGATGACCTTCTTCACCCGCGAGGTGGGGATGATCTGCTGGATGATGATGCGCTCGTTCCGACCGAGGACCGACTCGATCGTGCTGCGCACTTTGTTGATCTCTACGCCAAGGTTGTTGAGCACCTTGGCCGCCAGGCCCTCACCCTCGCGCAGCAGCCCGAGCAGCAGGTGCTCCGTGCCGATGTACGAATGGTGAGAGCGCTCCGCCTCCTCCTGCGCCAGGGTGAGGACCTTCTTCGCTCTCTCGGTGAACCGTTCGAAGGGATACAAGCTCTCGTTCTCCTCCGCCGACGCTGCCCCGGCGGGCGGACCTCCGCGGGGTCGACCGCGGCGGGCAGCCCCCCGTCCAAGGCGGCTCAGCGACCACCACTATACCCAGCCCTGCGCCCCAGCAACCTCCCCTTGCGGAACGAGGTCGTGACGAGCCGTCGAAAAGGGGCGACGGGGCCCCCGCGATGCGGTCGCGGGGGCCCGCCTACTCCGCCTCCTCCGTGGCCGGCACCGCCGGCCTCGGCTCCTCGACCGCCGCGGCGGCGGCCTCCACGGGCTCGGCGAGCGTGGCCGCCGGCGCCGCCGGCGCCTCCGGCTCCTCGGTCTCGGCGGCGGCCGCCTCCGGCACGGCCGCGGCGGCCTCCGGCTCGCTGTCCGCGGCGGCGGGTGCCTCCGGCGCGGCGGCGGCGGCCTCGGCGCGGTCGGCGGCGGCCTGAACCTGCTCCGCGTGCTCCTCGGCGACGGCCCCGGCGACGGCGCCGAGCCCTGCCTGGAGGGAGCCGATCTCACGATCCTCGTCGTCGCCGCCCTGGCCCGGCTCGTAGTCGGCGCCGGGGTAGTACTCCTCGCCGACGTCGCCGGAGCCGGCCCCGCGACCCTGCAGCTGGCGGAGCGAGAGGCTGATGCGGCGGCGCACCTTGTCGGCGTTGAGCACCATCACGGTGACGTTGTCGCCGACCTTGAGGACGTCCTCGGTGCGCTCGACGTGGTCCCAGGAGAGCTCGCTGATGTGCAGCAGCCCCTCGACCCCGTCGGCGATCTGGAGGAACGCGCCGTACTTCTTCGTCTTGGTGACCGCGCCCTCGACCGGCTTGCCCTGGGGGAAGCGATCCTCGATGGTGTCCCAGGGGTCGGCACTCATCTGCCGCAGGGAGAGGCTGATCCGGCTCAGCTCGGGATCGAGCTTGATGACCTTGACCGAGACCTCGTCGCCGACGGTGAGCATGTCGCTGACGTTGTTGATGCGATCCCAGCTCAGCTCGCTGATGTGGATCAGGCCGTCGGCGCCGCCGAGGTTGACGAAGGCGCCGTAGGAGGTCAGGCCGCTGACCTTGCCACTGACCAGGTCGCCGACCTGGAGCTTCTCGAACAGCTCCTCGCGCTGCCGCGCCCGATCCTCGTCCTGGGCGGCGCGCTGGGAGACGATCAGCCGGTTGCGCTTGCGGTTGACCTCGAGGATCTTGACCGGGATCTTGGTCCCGACCAGCTCCATGAGGTTGCCGCTGTACTGGCGGGCCACCTGGCTGGAGGGGAGGAACCCGCGCAGGCCCATGATGTTGACGATGAGGCCGCCCTTGTTCTGCTCGCGGACCTCGGCGTCGATGATCTCGCCCTCGGACTCCTTCTCCGCGGCCTTCTGCCAGATCCCTTCCGCACGCGCCTTGCGCAGCGAGAGCACCACGTTGCCGTGCTCGTTCTCGGGCT encodes the following:
- the rpsA gene encoding 30S ribosomal protein S1 — protein: MEELLNEQEHSIRALSHGDIVDGIVVRVDPDEVLVDIGAKSEGVISNRELVARGEAPVELTPGDEVKVYVIEPENEHGNVVLSLRKARAEGIWQKAAEKESEGEIIDAEVREQNKGGLIVNIMGLRGFLPSSQVARQYSGNLMELVGTKIPVKILEVNRKRNRLIVSQRAAQDEDRARQREELFEKLQVGDLVSGKVSGLTSYGAFVNLGGADGLIHISELSWDRINNVSDMLTVGDEVSVKVIKLDPELSRISLSLRQMSADPWDTIEDRFPQGKPVEGAVTKTKKYGAFLQIADGVEGLLHISELSWDHVERTEDVLKVGDNVTVMVLNADKVRRRISLSLRQLQGRGAGSGDVGEEYYPGADYEPGQGGDDEDREIGSLQAGLGAVAGAVAEEHAEQVQAAADRAEAAAAAPEAPAAADSEPEAAAAVPEAAAAETEEPEAPAAPAATLAEPVEAAAAAVEEPRPAVPATEEAE